In the genome of Cronobacter malonaticus LMG 23826, one region contains:
- a CDS encoding diacylglycerol kinase, which translates to MANNTTGLTRIINAAGYSWKGLRAAWKNEAAFRQEGVAVIAAILIACWLDVDPVTRVLLIGSVTLVMIVEILNSAIEAVVDRIGPEFHELSGRAKDMGSAAVLLSIILALIVWVTLLWQHLR; encoded by the coding sequence ATGGCCAATAACACCACGGGGTTAACCCGAATTATTAACGCTGCCGGCTATTCCTGGAAGGGATTACGCGCCGCCTGGAAAAATGAAGCTGCATTTCGCCAGGAAGGGGTTGCCGTGATAGCGGCAATTCTTATCGCCTGCTGGCTGGATGTCGATCCTGTCACCCGCGTGCTGCTGATTGGCTCCGTTACGCTGGTAATGATTGTCGAAATTCTCAACAGCGCCATTGAAGCGGTGGTGGATCGCATCGGCCCTGAATTTCATGAGCTTTCAGGGCGCGCCAAAGATATGGGCTCCGCTGCCGTTCTGCTGTCGATTATCCTCGCGCTGATCGTGTGGGTCACGCTGCTCTGGCAGCATTTGCGATAA
- the lexA gene encoding transcriptional repressor LexA → MKALTTRQQEVFDLIRDHISQTGMPPTRAEIAQRLGFRSPNAAEEHLKALARKGVIEIVSGASRGIRLLQEDETGLPLIGRVAAGEPLLAQQHIEGHYQVDPGLFKPNADFLLRVSGMSMKDIGIMDGDLLAVHKTQDVRNGQVVVARIDDEVTVKRLKKQGNTVELLPENSEFKPIVVDLREHNFSIEGLAVGVIRNGEWL, encoded by the coding sequence ATGAAAGCATTAACTACCAGGCAACAAGAGGTGTTTGATCTCATTCGGGATCACATCAGCCAGACCGGCATGCCGCCTACGCGTGCGGAAATCGCGCAACGTCTGGGTTTCCGTTCACCGAACGCCGCGGAAGAGCACCTTAAAGCGCTGGCGCGTAAAGGGGTGATTGAGATTGTCTCCGGCGCGTCGCGCGGTATCCGTCTGTTGCAGGAAGACGAAACCGGCCTGCCGCTGATAGGGCGCGTGGCGGCGGGCGAACCGCTGCTGGCTCAGCAACATATCGAAGGGCATTATCAGGTTGATCCTGGCCTGTTTAAGCCAAACGCCGATTTTCTGCTGCGTGTTAGCGGGATGTCGATGAAAGATATCGGGATTATGGACGGCGATCTGCTGGCGGTTCATAAAACGCAGGATGTGCGTAACGGGCAGGTCGTCGTCGCGCGCATTGATGATGAAGTAACGGTGAAACGCCTGAAAAAACAGGGTAATACCGTTGAGCTTCTGCCGGAAAACAGCGAGTTTAAACCGATTGTGGTTGATCTGCGCGAGCATAACTTCTCAATCGAAGGTCTGGCCGTCGGCGTTATCCGCAACGGCGAATGGCTCTGA